One part of the Francisella adeliensis genome encodes these proteins:
- the ttcA gene encoding tRNA 2-thiocytidine(32) synthetase TtcA: protein MSKHTISKTEKKLRHYITKAVADYKLFNKGDKIMLCLSGGKDSFGLLKVLTNLIKDKVYDIDLHVYTLDQSQPGWDDSKLRAYLDDLGVSYEIETKNTYGVVIDKIPEGKTYCSLCSRMRRGNIYRYAKEHKMDKIILGHHRDDLIESLLMSILYQGQIKSMPPKFITQDGENTVIRPMALVQERDLIEFAKEQQFPIIPCNLCGTQENLKRKKVKNLIKELALDNPKVPSNILNSLSNVLPSHLMDKDLLNSLQN from the coding sequence ATGTCTAAGCATACTATTTCAAAAACTGAGAAAAAACTTCGCCACTATATAACTAAAGCTGTGGCTGACTATAAGCTTTTTAATAAAGGCGATAAGATTATGCTTTGCCTATCTGGTGGTAAAGACTCTTTTGGGCTACTTAAAGTACTTACAAACCTAATCAAAGATAAAGTCTATGACATAGACCTTCATGTATATACACTAGACCAATCTCAACCAGGTTGGGATGATAGCAAGCTTCGTGCATATCTTGATGATTTAGGCGTAAGTTATGAGATTGAGACTAAGAATACTTATGGTGTAGTTATCGACAAGATTCCAGAAGGTAAAACTTACTGTTCATTATGCTCTCGTATGCGTCGTGGTAATATCTACCGTTATGCAAAAGAACATAAAATGGATAAAATAATTCTAGGACATCATCGTGATGATTTGATTGAATCATTACTAATGTCGATACTCTATCAAGGGCAAATAAAATCAATGCCACCAAAATTTATTACCCAAGATGGTGAAAATACTGTAATTAGGCCAATGGCGTTAGTTCAAGAAAGAGACTTGATAGAATTTGCTAAAGAACAGCAATTCCCAATAATCCCATGTAATTTATGTGGAACTCAAGAAAATCTAAAAAGAAAAAAAGTTAAAAACCTAATCAAAGAATTAGCTTTAGATAATCCAAAAGTACCTAGCAATATCTTAAATTCATTATCGAATGTATTACCAAGTCACTTAATGGATAAAGATTTACTAAACTCCTTACAGAATTAA
- the smpB gene encoding SsrA-binding protein SmpB, producing the protein MSKQKVSPATIARNKKAFHDYTILEKFEAGIVLQGWEVKSIRAGKVQMVDTHVHVRKGEAWLFNCLITPLLSASTHVTPNTTASRKLLLNRREIDKIMGKIEQKGFTCVPLAMYWKGSNVKIEIALAQGKKLHDKRDAQKDKDWAREKDRLFKKAQR; encoded by the coding sequence ATGAGTAAACAAAAGGTTTCTCCTGCAACTATAGCTAGGAATAAAAAAGCATTTCATGATTATACTATCCTTGAGAAATTTGAGGCTGGTATAGTTTTACAAGGTTGGGAAGTAAAAAGCATTCGTGCAGGTAAAGTGCAAATGGTAGATACTCATGTGCATGTACGTAAAGGTGAAGCTTGGCTTTTTAACTGCCTAATCACCCCACTACTATCAGCTTCTACACATGTTACACCAAATACAACAGCATCAAGAAAACTTCTACTGAACCGCCGTGAGATAGATAAAATTATGGGCAAAATTGAACAAAAAGGTTTCACTTGTGTACCACTTGCGATGTACTGGAAAGGTTCTAATGTAAAAATTGAAATAGCTCTTGCACAAGGTAAAAAACTCCACGATAAACGCGATGCTCAAAAAGATAAAGACTGGGCCAGAGAAAAAGATAGATTATTCAAAAAGGCTCAACGCTAA
- a CDS encoding type II toxin-antitoxin system RatA family toxin, which produces MNKVNKSSVVNYTAEQMYDLVNDIRSYPEFLPMCEDIEMIEEGATEKKACLKIKSGFVKLDFATHNTMIKNEHIHLNLVKGPFKTLTGDWAFEPLTENTSKVSLNMEFTFENKFVEMALGPVFKGLAEKMLDAFCKRAKEVHG; this is translated from the coding sequence ATGAATAAAGTTAATAAATCATCAGTTGTAAACTATACAGCTGAGCAGATGTATGATTTGGTAAACGATATTAGAAGTTATCCTGAGTTTTTACCGATGTGTGAAGATATTGAGATGATCGAAGAGGGCGCAACTGAAAAAAAAGCCTGTTTGAAAATTAAATCTGGATTTGTGAAGTTAGATTTTGCTACCCATAATACGATGATAAAAAACGAGCATATCCATCTTAATCTAGTAAAAGGACCATTTAAGACTCTTACAGGTGATTGGGCCTTTGAACCATTAACTGAGAATACTTCAAAAGTTTCTTTAAATATGGAGTTTACATTTGAAAACAAGTTTGTGGAAATGGCATTAGGACCTGTATTTAAAGGTTTAGCTGAGAAGATGCTAGATGCTTTTTGTAAGCGTGCAAAAGAGGTTCATGGCTAG
- a CDS encoding RnfH family protein: MKVEVVYALPDEQVIFKIESQNTTMTVEDVIKESGLLDKYSQIDLMHSKIGVYGQIVELNHSVTDKDRIEIYRELTIDPKQARMLRAEQKRKKEGLRGFGA, translated from the coding sequence GTGAAAGTAGAAGTTGTATATGCACTTCCTGATGAGCAGGTTATATTTAAAATAGAATCTCAAAATACAACTATGACTGTTGAGGATGTTATCAAGGAATCTGGATTATTAGATAAATACTCTCAGATAGATTTAATGCATTCTAAGATTGGGGTATATGGTCAAATTGTAGAGTTGAATCATTCTGTTACTGATAAAGACAGAATCGAAATATATAGAGAATTAACTATAGATCCTAAACAAGCTAGAATGTTACGAGCTGAGCAAAAGCGTAAAAAAGAAGGTCTTAGAGGATTTGGAGCGTAA
- the mnmC gene encoding FAD-dependent 5-carboxymethylaminomethyl-2-thiouridine(34) oxidoreductase MnmC, with protein MERKKKVAVIGAGLAGCSVAYELNKFDELDITIFDKNDDVAQDASGNYAGILAPNLTADNNYSDQFHTLGYQLLVDFINQYKSKINTCSKGVIQLLTDEKEILRYKKIFTKRDIADDLARLLDNKETTNLLQQKTTYQSVYYPNALSLEPRSLCRLWLELSQAKPQLNTSLISICKLYDKEYSWRLDFGNTIQDFDIVVFAGGCKLFENTPYLKDIPTFESHGQLTVINRAYDISHTVMDKGYIIPGYRNNFQVIGATFRDNSDMTGDIRKVDDEFNITQISSMLDKSCDVSVVQSRVAGRCVTSDHLPIIGKLADYIKFKEDFYKPLSKGYPKSKIPKVEYEDGLYLASGFGSKGLCSSLLSAKIISAQITNTKNIVSDKLLNALSPQRFWLRSFKKGVKH; from the coding sequence TTGGAGCGTAAAAAAAAAGTAGCAGTTATTGGGGCAGGTTTAGCAGGATGCTCAGTAGCTTATGAGTTGAATAAGTTTGATGAGTTAGATATAACAATCTTTGATAAAAATGATGATGTCGCTCAAGATGCTTCGGGCAATTATGCAGGGATATTAGCTCCAAACCTAACAGCTGATAATAATTATTCAGATCAATTTCATACTTTAGGCTATCAGCTACTCGTTGATTTTATCAATCAATATAAGAGTAAGATTAATACTTGTAGTAAAGGAGTTATACAGCTTCTTACAGATGAAAAAGAGATTTTACGGTATAAAAAGATTTTTACAAAAAGAGATATTGCTGATGATTTAGCACGACTCTTAGACAATAAAGAAACGACAAATCTTCTACAACAAAAAACAACTTATCAATCAGTATATTATCCAAATGCACTATCTCTTGAACCTAGAAGTCTATGTCGACTATGGTTAGAGTTATCACAAGCAAAGCCACAACTTAATACAAGTCTTATAAGTATATGTAAGCTATATGATAAAGAATATAGCTGGAGACTAGATTTTGGTAATACTATACAAGATTTTGATATAGTAGTTTTTGCTGGAGGATGTAAACTTTTTGAAAATACTCCTTATTTAAAAGATATACCTACTTTTGAATCACACGGACAATTAACAGTAATAAATAGGGCTTATGATATATCTCATACAGTTATGGATAAAGGCTATATAATTCCAGGCTACAGAAATAATTTTCAAGTGATTGGTGCGACCTTTAGAGATAACAGTGATATGACTGGAGATATTCGTAAGGTAGATGATGAGTTTAATATAACTCAGATTTCATCAATGCTTGATAAAAGTTGTGATGTGTCTGTAGTTCAATCGCGAGTGGCAGGGCGTTGCGTGACTTCTGATCACCTTCCGATAATTGGTAAACTTGCTGATTATATTAAGTTTAAAGAAGATTTTTATAAACCACTATCAAAAGGCTACCCTAAATCAAAAATACCAAAAGTTGAGTATGAAGATGGCTTATATCTAGCTTCAGGATTTGGGTCTAAGGGGTTATGTTCATCATTATTATCAGCAAAAATAATCTCCGCTCAAATAACTAATACAAAAAATATAGTTTCAGATAAGCTTCTAAATGCTTTATCTCCACAACGATTTTGGCTTAGAAGTTTCAAAAAAGGTGTTAAACACTAG
- the ggt gene encoding gamma-glutamyltransferase: MKKTFTTLLCSAMLFPGLSIAAPVPSGYDFIPVQEEMQIAQPVTEKHGMVSSQEALASKVGVNILKQGGNAVDAAAAVGFALAVTLPRAGNLGGGGFMIIHLNKNDKNIAINYREKAPSKASHDMYLNDKGEVDYNKVSGSYSATGVPGTVAGLIDAQQKYGKLKLAQVIEPAIKLAEDGIPVTYDLHQSLETAKPWLAKSPEAMKTFYHKDGSAYNVGEILKQPELAHSLKLIAKEGKKAFYEGEIAHKIADAMAKHDGLITLEDLKNYDVQEMKPIKGEYRGYSIYSMPPPSSGGVILIELLNILENFPLADYGNNSAKTINLMSNAMSYAYNDRNSDLGDPDFVKMDINKFLSKKYAKQVAEKITTDKHIPSKDISTVDPEDREKLQTTQFSVVDKDGNMVSNTYTLNYSYGNGIIAPGTGIFLNNEMDDFAAKVGVANVFGLVQGEANTVAPNKRPLSSMTPTIVLDKDGKPFLATGSPGGSRIITTTLQVILNMIDYNMNLQSAVNNPRIHSQLWPEELGVEQGISIDTINLLNKMGNNVIPYAAMGAAESVSSDGQYVYGAADPRRAGALAVGY, from the coding sequence ATGAAAAAAACATTTACAACTTTGTTGTGCTCAGCAATGCTTTTTCCGGGTTTATCAATAGCAGCGCCAGTACCAAGTGGTTATGACTTTATTCCAGTTCAAGAGGAAATGCAGATAGCTCAACCAGTTACAGAGAAGCATGGAATGGTTTCATCTCAAGAAGCTTTAGCTAGTAAAGTGGGAGTTAATATTTTAAAGCAAGGTGGTAATGCTGTTGATGCGGCAGCAGCTGTTGGTTTTGCTTTAGCTGTGACTTTACCTAGAGCGGGTAATCTTGGTGGTGGTGGATTCATGATTATTCACCTAAATAAAAATGATAAAAATATAGCAATTAACTACCGTGAGAAAGCTCCTTCAAAAGCATCTCATGATATGTACTTAAATGACAAGGGTGAAGTTGATTATAATAAAGTCTCTGGCTCATATAGTGCTACTGGTGTTCCGGGTACTGTGGCAGGTTTGATTGATGCTCAGCAAAAATACGGTAAATTAAAGCTTGCTCAAGTTATAGAACCAGCTATTAAGTTAGCAGAAGACGGTATTCCTGTAACTTATGATCTACATCAATCATTGGAGACTGCTAAACCTTGGCTAGCAAAATCACCAGAAGCAATGAAAACTTTTTATCATAAAGATGGTTCAGCATATAATGTCGGAGAGATTTTAAAACAGCCTGAACTTGCTCATAGTTTGAAGCTGATTGCTAAAGAAGGTAAGAAAGCTTTTTATGAAGGTGAAATTGCTCATAAGATTGCTGATGCTATGGCAAAACATGACGGTTTGATTACATTAGAAGATTTGAAAAACTATGATGTTCAAGAGATGAAGCCGATAAAAGGAGAGTATCGTGGTTATAGTATTTACTCAATGCCACCTCCAAGCTCTGGAGGTGTTATCTTAATTGAGCTCCTGAATATATTAGAGAATTTCCCATTAGCTGATTATGGTAATAATAGTGCTAAAACTATTAATCTTATGAGTAATGCAATGAGCTATGCTTATAATGACCGAAACTCAGATCTTGGAGATCCAGATTTTGTGAAAATGGATATTAATAAGTTCTTGTCTAAAAAGTATGCAAAACAAGTAGCAGAAAAAATAACGACAGATAAACATATACCGAGTAAGGATATCAGTACTGTTGATCCTGAAGATCGTGAGAAACTGCAAACTACGCAGTTTAGTGTGGTTGATAAGGATGGTAATATGGTATCAAATACCTATACGCTTAATTACTCTTATGGTAATGGCATTATTGCACCAGGTACTGGTATTTTCTTGAATAATGAAATGGATGATTTTGCTGCAAAAGTTGGTGTTGCTAATGTCTTTGGGTTGGTTCAAGGTGAAGCTAATACTGTGGCTCCAAATAAACGACCTCTAAGCTCTATGACTCCGACTATAGTTTTAGATAAAGATGGTAAACCATTCTTAGCTACAGGCTCTCCTGGAGGTAGTCGAATCATTACAACAACTCTGCAAGTTATTTTAAATATGATTGATTACAATATGAACTTACAATCAGCAGTAAATAACCCTCGTATACATAGCCAATTATGGCCAGAAGAGCTAGGTGTAGAGCAAGGTATATCTATAGATACTATTAATTTACTTAATAAGATGGGTAATAATGTCATACCTTATGCAGCTATGGGAGCAGCTGAATCTGTAAGCTCAGATGGCCAATATGTCTATGGTGCAGCTGACCCAAGAAGAGCAGGAGCTTTAGCAGTGGGTTATTAA
- a CDS encoding zinc-dependent alcohol dehydrogenase family protein yields MLLNKYIEQKSYGNPNDTLEQKETLLVDYTNVLTKVVLRTINPSDILSLYGEGQYRYNHPTPRVPGFEGVGIVMGSKKLEYKAGDRVLIMASGTWQTFIDTTPQQLIKLPKEIPDNIAVQCYINGLTAWVILTEVINISKDAIVIINAGNSSIAKFFIQLSKYLNYKIIVVTSSKASNSLYDYGADFVINSELSLQEQIIKNNIPLPNIALDAVGGLDGARLLETISNNGRFIIYGCLSMTNYPKKISNLFYDKKITPERFFLKEWEKRVGTIFRNAKLNQFINYITRHKLYLPAYKNINLDNFNQAFYEVDNIEQNNKYGKILLSSY; encoded by the coding sequence ATGCTTCTTAATAAATATATTGAACAAAAAAGCTACGGTAATCCTAACGATACTCTAGAACAAAAAGAAACTTTATTAGTTGATTATACAAATGTATTAACTAAAGTTGTTCTTAGAACAATCAATCCCTCTGATATTTTATCTTTATATGGTGAGGGGCAATACCGTTATAACCATCCTACTCCTAGAGTTCCAGGCTTTGAAGGAGTTGGTATTGTTATGGGTTCGAAAAAACTAGAATATAAAGCTGGTGATAGAGTTCTAATTATGGCATCAGGTACTTGGCAAACATTTATAGATACCACACCTCAACAACTAATAAAATTACCTAAGGAAATACCTGATAATATTGCTGTACAGTGCTATATAAATGGCTTAACCGCTTGGGTAATTTTGACTGAAGTAATAAATATTTCTAAAGATGCAATAGTTATAATAAATGCTGGTAATTCATCAATAGCTAAATTTTTTATTCAGCTTTCAAAGTATTTGAATTATAAAATTATAGTTGTCACAAGCAGTAAAGCCTCAAATAGCCTATATGACTATGGTGCTGACTTTGTAATAAACTCTGAACTATCTCTACAAGAACAAATTATTAAAAATAATATCCCTTTGCCAAATATAGCATTAGATGCTGTAGGGGGTCTTGATGGTGCTAGATTACTAGAAACAATTTCTAACAATGGTAGGTTTATAATATATGGTTGTTTGTCCATGACTAATTACCCAAAAAAGATATCTAATCTTTTTTATGATAAAAAAATTACCCCTGAAAGATTTTTTTTGAAAGAATGGGAAAAAAGAGTGGGGACAATATTTCGTAATGCTAAACTGAATCAGTTTATTAACTACATAACTCGTCATAAACTATATTTACCTGCTTATAAGAATATAAATTTAGATAACTTCAATCAGGCATTTTATGAGGTTGATAATATAGAACAAAATAATAAATATGGCAAAATTTTATTAAGCAGTTATTAA
- a CDS encoding SDR family oxidoreductase, with amino-acid sequence MKRLNNKIALITGAARGIGKATAELFAKEGAIVIASDINDTLGADTVQNIKSNDVIYKHLDVSNENNWLEVTQYIKSEFGRLDILINNAGITGFIESAGPHNPEDLNMKSWEKIHAVNSNGVALGCKYAIKLMKEKGGSIVNISSRSGLVGIPQAVAYAASKASVRNHTKSVALYCADMNYHIRCNSVHPGAILTPMWDEMLPKDKTEKQNAIKVISQDIPLKIMGEALDVAYAILYLASDESKYVTGIELNIDGGILAGSSAAPSNRKE; translated from the coding sequence ATGAAAAGACTAAATAATAAAATTGCTCTAATTACTGGGGCAGCTAGAGGTATCGGTAAAGCAACTGCTGAATTATTCGCTAAAGAAGGTGCCATTGTTATAGCATCTGATATAAATGATACTTTAGGTGCTGACACTGTTCAAAATATTAAATCTAACGATGTTATATATAAACATTTAGATGTTAGCAATGAAAATAATTGGTTAGAAGTCACACAATATATTAAATCTGAATTTGGTAGGCTTGATATTTTAATTAATAATGCTGGAATCACTGGGTTTATTGAAAGTGCAGGCCCACACAATCCTGAAGATTTAAACATGAAGTCTTGGGAAAAAATCCATGCTGTTAACTCTAATGGAGTCGCTCTTGGCTGCAAATATGCTATTAAGCTCATGAAAGAAAAAGGTGGTAGTATCGTTAATATCTCCTCTCGCTCTGGGCTTGTCGGCATACCTCAAGCTGTAGCTTATGCAGCAAGTAAAGCTTCGGTTCGTAATCATACAAAATCAGTTGCTTTATATTGTGCAGATATGAATTATCATATTCGTTGTAACTCTGTTCACCCTGGGGCTATATTAACGCCAATGTGGGATGAAATGTTACCGAAAGATAAGACTGAAAAACAAAATGCTATCAAGGTGATTTCTCAAGATATTCCTTTAAAAATAATGGGGGAAGCTCTAGATGTTGCCTATGCGATATTGTATTTAGCATCTGATGAGTCAAAATATGTTACAGGGATTGAGTTAAATATTGATGGAGGAATACTTGCAGGGAGTTCTGCAGCACCAAGTAATAGAAAAGAGTAA
- the typA gene encoding translational GTPase TypA — protein sequence MIDNLRNIAIIAHVDHGKTTLVDKLLQQSGTLNTRGPEVERVMDSNDIEKERGITILSKNTALKWNDYHINIVDTPGHADFGGEVERVLSMVDSVLLLVDAVDGPMPQTRFVTEKAFAQGLKPIVVINKIDRDGARPDWVVDQVFDLFDRLGATDEQLDFPIIYASAINGWATNELGEQKEDMNDLFHAIVDNVSAPDVDENGAFQMQISSLDYSNFLGTIGIGRIQRGKIKTNTPITLINKDGKTRNGRILQVLGYMGLDRVEVPEAQAGDIVCITGMEGLNISDTLCSPDKVEALPELSVDEPTISMTFQVNNSPFAGKEGKFVTSRQIKDRLDKELLTNVALRVEQLDDADKFKVSGRGELHLSILLENMRREGFEIAVSRPHVIFKEVDGVMHEPFEQAIIDVDDTFQGVVMERMGLRQGELKNMEPDGKGRVKLEFIIPSRGLIGFYTEFLTITSGSGIMNKIFDHYGPVKKQVLETRQNGTLISINTGKAVAFSIFNLQERGKMFVTHNTEVYEGMIIGIHNRDNDLTVNCTKGKQLTNMRASGKDEAVALVTPINLTLEYALEFIEDDELVEITPENIRLRKKHLTESGRKKAGRGG from the coding sequence ATGATAGATAATCTAAGAAATATTGCAATTATTGCCCATGTAGACCATGGTAAAACTACACTTGTAGACAAATTATTACAACAGTCTGGTACGCTTAATACGCGTGGCCCAGAAGTTGAAAGAGTTATGGACTCTAACGACATCGAGAAAGAAAGAGGAATTACTATTCTTTCTAAGAATACTGCTTTAAAATGGAATGACTACCATATTAACATCGTAGATACTCCAGGCCATGCTGATTTCGGTGGTGAAGTTGAACGAGTTCTTTCAATGGTTGACTCAGTACTTCTACTTGTAGATGCAGTTGATGGTCCTATGCCACAAACTCGTTTTGTGACAGAAAAAGCTTTTGCTCAAGGTCTAAAGCCTATAGTTGTTATCAACAAGATTGACCGTGATGGTGCAAGACCTGACTGGGTAGTTGATCAAGTATTTGACCTTTTTGATAGACTTGGTGCAACTGATGAACAATTAGATTTCCCTATTATCTACGCTTCAGCTATTAATGGTTGGGCTACGAATGAGTTAGGTGAACAAAAAGAAGACATGAATGACTTATTTCATGCTATTGTTGATAATGTATCTGCACCTGATGTTGATGAAAATGGTGCTTTCCAAATGCAAATTTCATCTTTAGATTATTCAAATTTCTTAGGTACTATCGGTATCGGTCGTATCCAACGCGGTAAGATCAAAACAAACACTCCTATTACTCTTATAAATAAAGATGGTAAGACTCGTAATGGTAGAATATTACAAGTACTTGGATATATGGGCTTAGACCGTGTAGAAGTACCTGAAGCTCAAGCTGGTGATATTGTATGTATAACAGGTATGGAAGGTTTAAACATATCAGATACTCTATGTAGCCCTGATAAAGTAGAAGCTCTACCTGAGCTTTCTGTTGATGAACCAACTATCAGCATGACTTTCCAAGTAAATAATTCTCCATTTGCTGGTAAAGAAGGTAAATTTGTAACTTCTCGCCAAATTAAAGATCGTCTTGATAAAGAGCTTCTTACTAATGTGGCTTTACGCGTTGAACAACTTGATGATGCTGATAAATTTAAAGTTTCTGGTCGTGGTGAGCTTCATCTTTCTATCTTATTAGAAAACATGCGTAGAGAAGGTTTTGAAATCGCAGTATCTCGCCCTCATGTAATCTTCAAAGAAGTTGATGGCGTAATGCACGAACCATTTGAGCAAGCTATTATTGATGTTGATGACACTTTCCAAGGTGTTGTGATGGAGAGAATGGGTCTGCGTCAAGGTGAGCTTAAAAATATGGAACCTGATGGTAAAGGTCGTGTAAAACTTGAGTTTATAATTCCATCGCGTGGTTTGATTGGTTTTTACACAGAGTTTTTAACTATCACATCTGGTTCTGGTATTATGAACAAGATATTTGACCATTATGGCCCTGTTAAAAAGCAAGTATTAGAAACTCGCCAAAACGGTACTCTTATCTCTATAAATACTGGTAAAGCTGTTGCGTTCTCAATATTTAACTTACAAGAGCGTGGTAAGATGTTTGTAACTCATAATACAGAAGTTTATGAGGGTATGATTATTGGTATACATAATCGTGACAATGACCTTACTGTAAACTGTACAAAAGGTAAACAGCTTACAAATATGCGTGCTTCTGGTAAAGATGAAGCTGTAGCTTTAGTTACACCTATCAACCTTACTCTTGAATATGCTTTAGAGTTTATTGAAGATGACGAGCTTGTAGAAATCACTCCTGAAAATATTAGATTGCGTAAAAAACATCTAACAGAAAGTGGTCGTAAAAAAGCTGGTCGTGGTGGTTAA